From Halobacillus sp. Marseille-Q1614, the proteins below share one genomic window:
- a CDS encoding iron-sulfur cluster biosynthesis family protein — translation MKLTITDEALEQLNQVKTDEHEALRLYYDTDGMGCGVNGQPTIRFTDKVREQKDKHVENDQFKVVVDKQQATFFRREMKLDLIKGTFRLSSPEGVLTPIIPVSSVTKEVAL, via the coding sequence ATGAAGCTAACGATAACGGATGAAGCATTAGAACAGCTTAACCAGGTGAAAACCGATGAGCATGAAGCGTTACGTCTCTATTACGACACTGATGGAATGGGCTGCGGCGTTAATGGCCAGCCGACCATTCGGTTTACAGATAAAGTAAGAGAACAGAAGGATAAACATGTCGAAAATGACCAATTTAAGGTAGTGGTCGATAAACAGCAGGCCACTTTTTTCCGCAGGGAAATGAAACTGGACTTAATTAAAGGAACTTTTCGTCTCTCGAGTCCTGAAGGTGTTCTGACTCCCATCATTCCAGTAA